CGACGCGGTGGTCATTACCGTCCCCGCCTATTTCGACGACGCCCAACGTCAGGCGACCCGCGACGCAGGCCGGGTGGCGGGGCTTGAGGTGCTGCGATTGCTCGCCGAGCCGACCGCCGCCGCGCTCGCCTACGGCCTGGACAAGAAGCAAAACGGGCTGTTTGCCGTTTACGACTTAGGGGGCGGCACCTTCGATGTCTCGATTCTGCGTTTAGAGGACGGGGTGTTCGAGGTGCTCTCCACCGCCGGAGACTCGGCGCTGGGGGGGGACGATTTCGATCAGGCGTTGGCTCATGCGCTGCTTGAGGAGTGTGGCGGCCCCAACGACGATTCCCGCTTTTTGCGGGTGCTCCAAGAACACGCCCGCCGCGCTAAGGTTGCCCTGAGCGAGCATGACGAGGTCGATCTTCGCATCCCCATGCCCGACGGCGGGGTCTACCTGCGCACCCTCGACCGGGACGAGTTCGAGATCTACATCGAGCCGCTGGTCGCCAAGACCGGGGTTGCCTGCCGACTGGCCCTGAAAGACGCGGGGTTACAGCCAAAAGATATTGATGGGGTGGTGCTGGTGGGGGGCTCGACCCGGGTGCCTCGGGTACGGCAATTCGTTGCCGAACTCTTCGGGAGCGAGCCTTTGGCCGACATCGACCCCGATCAGGTGGTGGCTTTGGGGGCGGCGATCCAGGCCGATATTCTGATCGGCAGCGGTCGCAACGAAGAGGTCTTGCTGCTCGACGTGTTGCCGCTGTCGCTCGGCATCGAGACGATGGGGGGGATCACCGAGAAGATCATCCGGCGCAATACCCCGATCCCGGTCGCCCGAGGGCAAGAGTTCACCACCTACATCGATGGACAAACCGCCATGAGCATTCAGGTGGTGCAGGGGGAGCGGGAGATGGTGGCCGACAACCGCAGCCTGGCCCGCTTTGTTCTGCGCGGCATCCCCCCCATGGTGGCGGGGGCGGCCCGCATCCGGGTGACCTTCAGCGTCGATGCCGACGGGCTGTTAACCGTGGCTGCTCGGGAAGAGACCACCGGAATCGAGCAGACCATCACCGTGCAGCCCGCCCACGGTTTGGGAGAGGCGGAGATCGAGCAGATGCTGCGCGACTCGCTGGCCCACGCCGGGGACGACATGGAGGCCCGTTTGCTGACCGAGGCGCGGGTTGATGCCGACCGGGTCATCAACGCCCTGCAGGCGGCGATGGCCAGCGATTCGGATTTGCTCTCGCTCGACGAGATCGCCCAGCTTGAAAAGGCCATTGAGGACCTCGTTCAAGTGCGCGACGGCAGCGAACACCGCGCCATCAACCGCGCCATGGAGGCGTTTGATCGGGCCTCCACTTTTTTTGCCCAGCGCCGCATGGATCGCACCATCACTTCGGCCTTGGCTGGGAAGAGCGTTGACGATCTCCAATAAAATCCCCCTCGACCCCACTGGGGGGGAAAGGGTCGGGGTGAGGGGGTCATCCCGCAGTGGTGGTGCTTGCATGGCCTGGTTGCAACCTCGTGAACACTGCCGATGACCCAGGCCAACCACCCCGCTCACCCGAGCTTGTCGAAGG
The genomic region above belongs to Proteobacteria bacterium CG1_02_64_396 and contains:
- a CDS encoding Fe-S protein assembly chaperone HscA, with amino-acid sequence MSILLDIAEPGQSADPHQKGVALGIDLGTTNSLIAVVRPDDGTPVAIPDSQGQVIVPSAVYYPEEGTVVAGREAYAHLETEPSRTLVSIKRLMGRSKNEIGHLGKVPPYPLVEGEGGMVRVQVGERVVSPVEVSAEILKKLKTVAFEQIGSFDAVVITVPAYFDDAQRQATRDAGRVAGLEVLRLLAEPTAAALAYGLDKKQNGLFAVYDLGGGTFDVSILRLEDGVFEVLSTAGDSALGGDDFDQALAHALLEECGGPNDDSRFLRVLQEHARRAKVALSEHDEVDLRIPMPDGGVYLRTLDRDEFEIYIEPLVAKTGVACRLALKDAGLQPKDIDGVVLVGGSTRVPRVRQFVAELFGSEPLADIDPDQVVALGAAIQADILIGSGRNEEVLLLDVLPLSLGIETMGGITEKIIRRNTPIPVARGQEFTTYIDGQTAMSIQVVQGEREMVADNRSLARFVLRGIPPMVAGAARIRVTFSVDADGLLTVAAREETTGIEQTITVQPAHGLGEAEIEQMLRDSLAHAGDDMEARLLTEARVDADRVINALQAAMASDSDLLSLDEIAQLEKAIEDLVQVRDGSEHRAINRAMEAFDRASTFFAQRRMDRTITSALAGKSVDDLQ